The DNA window GTGGCTTCCATCTTCCTGCTCTGCTGTCAGACCTTGGCCACTGCTCTGCTTGGTCACTGcccacccctgctccctcccaggtCTATACTGTCTGCAGAATTATGCCTATGCAGTCTGCTCTGTCCCTCCACCCATCTGCCTGGACAGCCCCCTTTCTCACTAGGACCATGCACCACAGCTACAGGCACTTAGCTGCTCCCACCACAGTCAGACTGTACTGCCAACCCAGAGCCTCAATCTTGCATGCTCCTCTCAACTTGGTCAAGTCCATCATCTCTCTAAACCTCGCTGGCCTCCTCTGCCCGGAAACCTACCCGGACACTCTCCTACTGCACCAGCACACACTCGCCTCCCACTGCTGCAAGGAAAGGGCACAGTTTTTGCTCCCTTGGGAGCCTCGCAAGGTCAGATGATAGAATCAGAAAGGGACCCTACAAGTTGCATAAGTGAATCCTTCCTCCTAAACACACGAACCTCTCACCTACTTCATaccctccaccccagcctccaCAAAAGGTGCAGCCTGGAGCCAGCCCCCAGTGGTTTGGCTATGGACTGTCCTAATGAGTGCTTACTCTGCacctggcactgtgctgggtgacCAGGACATGGACCCTGCCCTCATACAACTCAGTGAAGTGGGGAAGGCAGAAAGCTAGCTGGGTGATCGCAGCACAGCATGGTAGGAGCCGGAGAGGAGAAGCTCCATGTCTGCTGTGGGAGCTCAGTCTATAGGGTCAAGAATGGTTTCCTACATGGAGGGGACCACCTAGCTGAGATGCAGGGGACGGACACCACAATCTGAATGGAAGAAAGATCACTCTAGACACCTCATGGAGGGGTGACTAAGGAGGGACAGAGCAGGAACacagaggccagagaggagggaaggcagagaTCAGGACAAGAGGCAgcaggagggatggagagaagaggatGGACCAGAAGGCTGGCTAGGAGGCGGACACTGTGCTGCTGCAGCATGTTCTGTAAGATGGCAGTGCACCCAGCACAGAGGGCTTCCCCGAGATCCTATCTACGGCTCTTCCCTGATGACAAATGAAGCTGCAGCTAGACCCCATTCACACATCTGAGCCTCGGCACTGGCCTGACGCCCACAGTGAGGCTCTGGGCAGCTGTGCTCTGCTCCCAGGGACAGCAGGGCTATTCTGAAAGCAGGCCAGGGACCCACAAGCAGCTGCCAGGCATTCCCCACAGGCCAAGTTAAGCTCATGGGCCCTACTTCAAAGCCAAAATAGCATCTGTTCCTCACAGGCTCCGGAAAGGAGAGGTCAGCTTGTAAGAGCCACCATGTTTGGCTCTTCACATGGCTTCTGTTCAAAGACAAATCTTTCCAACACTCCCTCCCGCCCGGCCACACCCATGAGCACACATGTACCcaacatgaacacacacacagaagtgtcCCGGGGTCGTGGTCTGAGAGACAAGTAAGGAACCTCACAGATGGTTCTGGCACAACAGGGCCTCTCTCACCTCAAACTCAAAGAAAGTAGTTTTCCTTCCTGGAGGACTTCGGGGCTGACcccagaaagggaagagaggggcGGCTTTCTGGTCCCCATTCTCTACGTGCACGCTGGCTAGACCCTCCCTCAGCCACATCAGTGATACTAAGAACTGACTCCTTCCTAGATGCCCTAGTACCTCAAGCCAAGGTTGTTCCAAGATGCAGCCCAGGGAAACCTATTTTGGGTCTCTCTAGGAGCGCTGGGCCTCCTGGCCTCTACAATTCTATTGGGAGCAGAGCAACAAAGGATATCCAGCTAACCCCTGCCTCCTAATCACCAGCGATAGGAGAAGGGTGGGGATATAGCAGAAAGTGGTTCTCCTTGAAAGATGTCAAATGGGAAAAAATCCTTAATGAACTAGACCAGTAACTTTATAACATGATGACATACATACAAAACAAACAGCCAACTGTATACTTAGCAATGAAAAACGAAAAGAATTTCCAGgaaattcaggaacaagacaaagattcCTATTGTAAGAATGAgcaggagtttccttcgtggctcagtggttaaaacccaactaagaaccatgaggatgcaggttcaatccctggcctcactcagtgggttaaggatcggcattgctgtaagctgtgatgcaggtcacagacatggcttggatcccgcgttgctgtggtgtaggccagcagctacagctctgatttaacccctaggctgggaacgtccacatgccgggggtacagcctttaaaaaaaaaaaaaaagaagaatgctctAAAAGTTCCAGACAGTTCAATAAGACAACAAAAACATAAGAACTATAACTATtaggaaggagaaaacaaaaattttcttatttgcaGGTGTTAATACTATCTGGACAACCCAAGATAAGTGGCTAAAACTGAAAGAGGATAATAAAGTCAGCAACAACTAGCTGTGATCTGCACCAAGTGTGTCTCTTTGTGGATACAATGAAGATAATGACACAGCCTGCTTAATACACATGGCAGTTAACATATGTTAAGGACTTAGAACACGGGCTGCCACACTTAAGAACTCAGTAAACATCAGCTGttactatgaaatatatttttacaacCAACAGCTTAGCATATATAGTAAACTAATTTAATAACATAACCAGTAAAAACACAATGTCGAAAGAAACAACGTAAAGTTATAAGAACCAAAAAATGGCCAGGAATAAACTTAACAAGGAATGTTCAGGGattataggaagaaaaaatttaagacgTGAATAAATGGAGAAACCCAGAGTGCTCTTGGATGAGAAGACTCAATCTTGTAGAAATGTTCATTCTCCCCCAGGTCAATCACTTCTTTTGCCATCGTCATCGGGAGCTCCACAGGACCCAGCCCGGCAGTATCTCATGGCATACTTCCTAAAAACTCTCGCCTACAGCAGCCCCAACCAGCTGAGCTGACACTTGTCACTGTGGGCATGCCCTGCTCCCAGCGTGCCCTTCAATCATATCACTTGGCTTCTAATCTGGTGACCTCAATTTTCTTCCCCCAAGGGACCGTGAACCCAGAAGTTCAAACTGAGTCTGCAACCCCCTCACTACCCAACAGCAACTCATGCCAGGCAGGCATCAGCAAAGACCAGCCAGGTACGCAACCAGCTGCCCGCCCCATGGTACCAGGGGTGAGAGGCCCGAGAAGGAACTGTAGAGACACCTACTTTGGGTTTTGCGATCTCCTTGATCCTCTCGATTTCCTCGTCGGACATGACATCATAGTACCTGACGATGTGCGGGCTGTCCCACTCATCCTCCTCTTTGAAGGGGGCAATAAGCAGCTGTGGCGTCCTGTTGCCATGGTGGTACCTACAGAAAAGCCTCTTCTGCCTTCGGGGTGTCTGGGGAGCACAGAGCAAAGGCCCTGAACTGAGTTGAGTCCTAACCCTCAGTTCCGGGTTGGCTGGCTGCAGACACAGGTCTCACGCCCCACGTCCAGCAGCCACTCCCTCCCGCctcatcagaaaagaaaacaaaaaccccccagtCTGGCATGAAATGATACCCCACAAATTATTCACTATTTCTTCTCTCCCAAGAATACTTCACATCTTCAAGTCCTGTCTTGGGTGTAATCCCTGACCCCTTTCTCAGAGATGTGAATAGGTTAGAAGGGCTGGGGCGGAGAAGAAGCCCTTCCAGACAGAGGAGCCAGTAGGAGCCAAGAATACATGGGCACAGGAAAGGCTGAGAGGCTGCCTCACACCTGAGCCTCCTTGAGGATGCACCCGGACCCCAGGGCTCTCAAAGGCCCATGATACCCCGTGGCCTCAAGCAACTGCCTTGTCTTTGCTAGAAACCATGACTTCCACCAGCCCCATGGCTCATCCACACCCATGGTTTTCCTCACAACAGTGAGTCGAGCAGGAGCTCGTACAGGGGTGCGGAACAGAGCTCAGTAGTAACTTAGAGGACTGAAACTGCCTGGGGCCTCGTGAAGACAATCTCCTGACCCACAGCTCAGAGGACACCCACGTATCAGCCTCCGCAGATGCTACCAAGCGCCGAGCAAGCCACCTCCAGACAGAGGAATATCCTCCCCAGGTCTGCCTGTCCGCTCCAGGTCCACAGCCTGGGCCCCGACCCACCCTCGGGTCTCACCAGTTTGACACCCTCCCCACGACAGAGGCTCTCGTAGACATCCCGTTCAGGCAGGTAATCCACAGGCCTCTCATAGATGCCTCCTGGGGTGGAGGGCCCAGCCTCTGTGTGATTGGataacattttttctctttcttcctccaacAACCGTTCAAAGTAGCGCAGATTCCCTCCAGCTCGTTCATGGCCTGGGTCTAGAAAAAGCAGAGATcatgaaggaaaaggaaaccacaaacatcTGTTAGGTCATTTAGAGAAATTATTCTCTAAGCGGTTTTCTCTCCCAGCAGCTCTCTTGCACGCAGCACTCTGCCTTCCACAGCACCTAAGCAGAGCTTGCTGGTCAAAGTGGTTCTCCTGACTCTGGCCAGAGATGAGAAAGgagcaacaaagggcagggaggaCACCTAGCCACTGACACGGCTCTCCCCTCAGTCCCTCCTGGAGGTCCCGAGGACCAGGTCCAAAGAAGCAGTCCAggcttctgcctcttcctctccaaCTTGGCTGTGTGCTCATTACATCTGTCCCCTAGAGGACATCTGCTACAGGCAACCACATCACatgctggccacagccagaaGGCAGGCTGAAACACAGGCTCCAAGAAtagccatatttttttaaaaaaagaaaaaagaaaaaaaaggagtttcctgttgtggctcagcacattacgaacctgaccaatatccatgaggatacgggttcaatccctggcctcactcaggaggttaagcatctggcatttccgtgagctgtggtgtaggtcacagacatggcttggatctggcgttgctgtggctgtgatgtaggctggcagctgtagctccgattcaacccctagcctgggaacctccatatagtgcaggtgctgccctaaaaaaagagagagagagactattcATGTGACACTACCACAGCATCATTCTCTGGGCCTCTCAACACAAAGCAGCAAGCTTGGCAGGATTACTGTGTCACccctcagatgaggaaactgaggcccaaagattTGGGGAGATTAAGGCTAGGTATAGAGAAGAAGAATCCAGGTGTCCCAACTTGCTGTCCAAGGCTCTTACTAACACAACAGAGTCTGCAAAGCTCTCTTCCCACATCTGTCTTGCAGACACACTAGCTGCCCACAGACTTAAGGCCCGGGAAAAGCATGAGCAAATGGAAgtctttgctcatctgtgaaattcCAGACTATGATATGCATGTATCTTGGTAAGAGGTGGAACAAATGGGTTTTTAAAACACAATGCTTTTGATCCCCTTCAGCCTGACCCCATAAGACACTTAAATCACCAATGTCACAGTAAGTCCCATCAGTTAGGCCTCAGGGCTCTAACAGGTCAGGTCGTTATCACTGCAGCAACCCTGAAGTATAGCTTGCCTCTCAAGCTGTTGCTGACTCAGTGAAGGTTCCATCCTGCATAGCAACAGATGCACTGCAGCACTGGATTCCTATTTAAAAAGGGAGTTTTCAAGGCCACAGGTGCCACAGTATCCATTAGCTACTGGCCAAGGGCTAAGGCCAGAACTGAGGTGGGTAAGGAGCTAGTTGCCAGCTGGATTGGGTCTAAAAGCAGCAAAGCATTAGTCACTGGCTAGGCTATAGGTCAGACTGTCAGGTAGTAGACAGCAGGGTGACCAGTTCTCCGGCCAGCTCCCCACCTGCATCCAACCTTCCACCATAACCTCCTTACCAAGGGAGAGCAGGCGGCGGGTGAGCTCCAGGGCACGGTGCAAGTCGCCCAACTGGAAGACTGCGTAGCTCAGGTAGTCCAACACCTGGGCCTTGGATGTGGTAGCCTCCTCCCCAGCATCGAGCTGCTTCAGCACCTGCTCCATCCACAGCACCGTGTGGTAATAGTCCCCTTCATTGTAAGCTGAGCGGCCCATGCCAAAGCAGTCGTCCACACTCAGCATTGCCTGGTACTTGGTTCCTACAGTGGGAGAGGCAAATAGTCAGGCTCCAAAGAGCCTATGGGTTAGAGAGAGAGATTCCCCCGCAGACGGAGCCGAGGCCCCTGGAAGGGGGGCATCATTCCAAAAGAGCCCCACCAGGACttcagtcctggagttcccactgtggctcagcagtaacaaactggactagtatccatgaggatgcaggtttgatccctggccttgctcagtgggttaaggatccagtgttgctgggagctgagatgtaagctgcagatgtggctcagatctggcattgctatggctatgttgtaggctggcagctgaagctccgattcaatccctaggaatttccacatgccacaggtgcagccataaaaaaataagtaaaataaatttaaaaaataaaaacataaagactTCAATCCATACACCTCCAAGGGCATGAGTACAGTGAGCACAACCAGGCTGGCCCTGCCTGGGGCTGGAGTGCACAGCCAATCTCCTAGCCTCTGACTCCCCTTACACAAGTGGGAAGGGGCCTTTGTTATGGAGGAGCCCAGGAAGCACCAAGAAGTAGTTTTCAGGAGAGTATGATGATCCTGTGAGTCAACAGGAGATGTCTAAAAGGCAGCTGGCTGTAAGAGATTAGAAGGTAGAAAAATTAGTTGAATATAAAACATAGAACTTAGGCAGGTAAGCCATGGATAAGGATAATCGCTTCCAGGAGTAGCGCCAGGAAAAGAGTTGAGAGGGTGGCTGAGGCCAGGGCCCCAGAGACCACCTAAACAGAAAGGACAGAGTGAATAACACTGAGAAGGACCTAAGAGGTAGAAGAAACAGAGGGAGCAGTAGTGATGTGACAGATGCCAAGGGAGGCCAAGAGACAAGACTGCAGTGCCAACTTTGACCACTAGGTGGTGGGGCCCTTGGTGGGGATCAATTCAGTAGGTCCTGTGACCTTACGCCATCTGCTGTTGGCTCGGCGCTGTAAAGTGACTATGAAGACAGTTTCAAGTCAAAAAAGGAGATGTGGTGTGGAAGCTACGGAGAGAGGCAGGGTTTAGGCTGTGACCCTCCCTGGAAAGCAGAGTCTCCCTACAACCCCGTTAACAGTAACCCAGGTACGGAGAGAGGCAGGGTTTAGGCTGTGACCCTCCCTGGAAAGCAGAGTCTCCCTACAACCCCGTTAACAGCAACCCAGGCACAGCTGAGCTGACATGAAAGAGCTGTCTCAGAGTGGGCTCATTTTGCTTCATGTCTAAGACGTTCAGAATGAAAACCTCTGCTATAACAGGTTGGCTGCTTCAGAGGCCAGGGGGTTGCCTGCCCAGATGGCTCAGGAACAGACAATGTGGGACAGGAAATTGAGGAGAGTAAACACCAGATAAAGTTAGTCGGCAGATCAAAGTTTGGGAGGTTCCTTGAGTCCCTTTTCACTCTCCAGGGACCTCCACAGATCTCTGGCTCTATAGGCCAAGGAATGCACACTGATGGGAGGCAATATAACCCAAGTGAGTGAGCTGAACAAAGCAGGGTCTGCATAAGCCTCACTATGGCACCCAAGAGCTGTGTGACTACGGACAAGTTAACTTAGCCTCTCTGATCCTTAGTCCCTTATCTCTAAACAGAGATAACACCATCAATTTAAAGAATTTGTGCCAAGAATTCAACAAGACGACATATGAAAATGTCTTCCATGAATCCCCAGAGTAGTAATAACCAGTAGCTATTATCAGCATGTCTCACAGATGCCAGGCATGTCAAGAATGGCTCCCAGACACTCTGCATCCTTCCCAGGAGCTGCCTCGAAATCCCTGGAGAGTTGCCAGCTGAGCTGAGTGCTGAAGAGCGACCACACACGAAACTCAGCAGAGGTTGAAAAGGTATTCCTGCAGAGGTGATGGGATTAAAAAAGAGCTGAGCAGTGGGGGAGCCTAGCACAACGGACAAGGAGGCAGGGGGACTGCCCTGCAGGACGTTAAAGACCACACATTAAGAGGAATTTGGGTTTAGCCCCCTAAGTTAAGCACTGTGTTCAGGAACTCATGTAAAAAGATATGTACTCAAGACCACACGGAGGATGATTTTAAAGAGTGACCTGGAGGTACACAACAGGTCAGAACAATTATTTCAATAGCCTAGATGAGAAAGAAGCAACCGTGAGGCTGGAGTGAGGGCCTCCAAGGGCAGAAGACATTTTAGGAGGTAGAATCCACAGGGCAGCCAGTGGATAGAGAGCTTTCTGCTAACATCAGGAGGAAGGATAGCAGACAGTTCAAAATGGGATGAAGATTTCAGTTCGGGATGTATGAATTTTAAGGAGCCAATGGGACATCCAAGTAGAGATGTCCCCCGGATTTGTCTGCACCGGCTGGAAGCTCAGCAGGCAAGCCTTGACAGGGAACCCAGACCTGGATGTCATCCATGCTCACGAGACACCTCAAGTGACAGAACTGGCAGGGCTCACCTGGAGGAGGTGCTTGGGGAGACACAAGGAAGGatggcctcccccctcccccactgcccctctAGGACATGCATACACATGTTCACTGAATGTCAAAGGTCAGTGCCTGGCTGtggctccctctccccaccaatcATTCTCCCAGCCACAGGCTGAATGGATCTCACAGGTGTCCCTCTGGCCTAGCGGCCTGGCTTGCTCCAAAACCTGACGGAGTGAGGATTAAGGAAGTCTATACTCCTTCCTGCTGGCTCACTCAACTCCTCAGTACCAAGGCTCCAGACTTGACCAGCCAACAGCAcagtgcctccctcccccacacgcTGTGATTCCCTCTGCTGTCCCGTGGGTGAGGCAGCTTCCAAGGTCTAATGGAGTCTAACTGGATCCCTGGGTTTACTGGCCTTTAAGAGCCAGTAAATATGTCTTATAAACATACTGAAGCAGTCAGTTGAATTGAAAAGGGgcctatatggagttcccattgtgatgcaacagtaacaaaccggactagtatctacgaggacataattcaatccccggcctcctcagtgggttaaggatccatcgttgctgtgagctgtggtgtaggtcagcagctacagctccagttgtttaagttccctagcttgggaacttccatatgctgtgggtgtggtcctaaaaaaaaaaaagagagagagagagaaagaaaaaaaagaaagaaagagaggggccTGTGAAAAACTAAGAGAGGCGAAttctcgctgtggtgcaatgagattggtagtgtctctgcagcgctggtttgacccccagcctggccagtgggttaaagatccagctgtggcataggtcagcagggcagccaaaacgggggtggggttgggggggggaaggTACCAAAGGAGAAACACCTGGAAGCTACCTGGAAGATCCCCTCTGGAAATCGTGTCTGGGTCCAGTTTGTACGTGTCCTGAAGTCTCATCAAGGCCTTGGCGGCTCCCGCTTCATCCTCATCAGTGGGGAAGAACTGTCGCTGCACTGACAGGTTGGCAATAAAACcttccaaaggagagagagaacaaaagatgACCCTTCCCTGATCCATGGGCAGAGTTTACCTGGGACCAGACAGGGGCCCACTGGAGGGTCTCTGGCTAGTGCAATGTCTCTGACTCTTCCTTCAAAGGCTgctccccttcctccaggaagccctccctggtgCCTCCAATCCAGGAAGACCTCTCCTTTCTTACTCCCCACTGTACCAATTGCCAGTGCTGCTCATTTGGAACTAACCAGAATGGGCTCCTCATACTAACATGTGGCCATCTGAGAGTCTTGGCTACAAAGCACTCAATCAGATTGAGTGACAATAAAAGGGATAGAGGACAGTGAGGGTAACTGACAGGGATACAGGCTCAAACTCAGGGAGGACCTGATGAACACTCAGTGAAAATGAGTCACATGGAAAACCTAGATCCACGATTACTGGGCTGGCCAGGTAATCACAGACTCCCAGCCCATATTTCAGGGTGAAGAGCCCCAGGGACCGAGGCAGCCAAGTCAGAAAGCCCAGCTGGTCACTCATTACTGGCCAATGGATCTTATCATCCAGACAGCTGATGACGACCGGAAGTGTCCTGGAAGTGTCTGGAACTGTCTCCACCCCCAGACTAGGGACTAGAGGACCATCTGACCAGGCCGAGTATTGAGCTGGGACTGCACAAGCCTGGCATGGTCCCACACTGGACTTTACTCTGCTTTCTAGGGTCCTCCCACCACTCAGACCTGCAATGAGCTCAGGGCAGGAATGACCCAATTGCAGTGCTCAAGACCACAGCCTGGAGCCTGGGAGAGCCCCAACAAAAGCAGTATCCAAGGAAGCTGTTCTGGGACTCCAAGCACTAGCTGTAAAGCAAGACAGGCACCTCCTGCAACCTGAGGAactctggggtgggtggggtggagagCAGGCCCTCCCGTGCTGATTCAGGGGCTTCAGGTGTGCTCGTGAGCTGAGAAATGAAAGGGGAATTAATTCTAAGGCCATTTCTCCTCTGGCCTCTTCCCCAGAGCAGCAACATCCACAACCACCAACTCTTACGACCTCAGGCTCACTCACCCACTTCCAGCCAGGCCTGGGGACTGAGAGACTGAGACACTGCAACCCTGTCTTCCTCATGGCTGCATGGTCAGGGACTCTAAGGGTTTACAGTCCAGGGGGGGAAATGCTTCCAGAAAAAGCCACAATGCCAGCAtgtctccctgcctcctccctccccatttcaggggcaggaactctgaaaagcaAGAGGTGAAAACAACCGATTGCTCTCCGGGGCGGTCCTCTCTCCCTTCGAGTAATTATAAGGTTTTCCAAAGAAACCAGATGTTGACGGAGGGGGCTGGGAAGGAAGAACAAGACTGGAGAGCAGGCGATCATCTGGACAGGCTTCTTCTCCCACACTGCAGGCAGAACAGCCAGTTCTGAGCCATGGGCTCAGGCTGGAAGACAGGGCTCTGGCAAAGGCAGCCAAGGCTTCTGGAGGCAGTGAGTTCACTGGGCACAGCTCCAGCCCGGCTGAGCTCACCAATTCCTTCCCAGAGGCCACCCTGCTCCCAGCCAAGCCCAGCCCACGCTAGCCACATGGGCTAAAATGCCTCAGCCAGAGACCACTAGGCTGAAGTTAATCAGCACTTCCAACTCAGGGAGAAGAGGCAGCGAGTCCAGGGGAGCTGGGCCCAAGGCTGGAATCAGGAGGGCCCACCTCCAGGCGTGCCACACCATCTCCTGCTGACTGGAAAATAGTCGACCGTAGAAAGTCCTACCACAGTTAAAGCCCCAAGCACagctgaagtttttttaaaaaaaaaaaaaaaaaaagtcatcctctGACCTGCAAATACTACTTTCAGGAATTTATCATaacaaaataatcagaaatggGCACAAAGATATGTGTAATATTGCTGATAATTTAGAAACAATTCCATGTCCGCTGACCTTACCAGTTTTACACTACATCAGTAATGATATAATACTGTCCAGCTATTAAAATCAGGTCGCAGAAGAACATTTAAACGACATGTAGAGAAGTTGAAAAATTCATGAAAACAGAATATGCTTACATCACAAATCTACtaatagatacattttatttcaaaaagatacgAATGATAATGAATTCAGATGAGGCCCATGCTCCCCAGCTTGCACTGGCCGACCCCTCAGGCCACTCAACTCACTTTTGTCCATTCACATGGTCCCTCGCAGCAAGTGAGTTTGCATCCCCTGGTACACAGGCATGGTCCgttttttcaaatgtatatagCAAGTGTAAAAAGACTAGAATTATAACAGCAATGATCACTAGGCAAGTGGAGTAAGATTTGTAGTTTTCTTACATGACTGCTTCAGTATTTTCCAACTTctctataaaaatgtatttctaaagcATAGCTAGAAAAGAGTCACCACCGAAAAAGTGGTGCAAACACTGGGAAAAGGCAAGAACTGACTATGAATATATAGTGAAATCAAGGACAGCCAACTGCCAGGTCCCCGTAGAGAAGAGAGAGCCATGGGACCGGCAGGCTCCACATTCACACAGCGCACATGTCCCTCAATGTCCCCACCCAGCACAGGCTCAGACCCCACACTCCCCAGGTGCGAGCACCTGCTCACTGTCCCCCACCTGCAGCCGAGTCCTGCAGGACGAGGTCCTCCAGCACAGGCCAGTCTGTGTTCAGCCGCTTCACCAGTTTATAGGCATTCACAGGGTGGGCCAGGTAGCCCTCAGGGTCAGCAGCCGACTGGCTGGTCAGGGCTTCCATTTTGCTGGCCCAGCTGTGGAaccagagaaaaaggaaaattaatacacCTACTCACATGGTTCTTGACCTGGGAAAATTTCCCTGTTGAGATTTAAGGAATCTctacctagaaagaaaaaagcagtgaGTCCTCAGCCCAGGTACTTGGCCACTCTGGGGACCAGCAGGAAGTAACCTCCAGGCCAGCCCCACACTGCCCCCTCAAGGGCTTCCTCTTACAGGCACCCTGGATGggtccctggggggagggggcaggaggactGGCTCAGGGTGGGAACGGGGACATAGGACATCGGACACCTCTTAATCTTGGAGAGCTTGGCTTCCTCCACCAGGATGTATTCCTTTAGGGACTGTACCAGGTCCTTCTCTGCAT is part of the Sus scrofa isolate TJ Tabasco breed Duroc chromosome 2, Sscrofa11.1, whole genome shotgun sequence genome and encodes:
- the P4HA2 gene encoding prolyl 4-hydroxylase subunit alpha-2 isoform X1, giving the protein MKLQVSMLLVAWFGVLNCVQAEFFTSIGHMTDLIYAEKDLVQSLKEYILVEEAKLSKIKSWASKMEALTSQSAADPEGYLAHPVNAYKLVKRLNTDWPVLEDLVLQDSAAGFIANLSVQRQFFPTDEDEAGAAKALMRLQDTYKLDPDTISRGDLPGTKYQAMLSVDDCFGMGRSAYNEGDYYHTVLWMEQVLKQLDAGEEATTSKAQVLDYLSYAVFQLGDLHRALELTRRLLSLDPGHERAGGNLRYFERLLEEEREKMLSNHTEAGPSTPGGIYERPVDYLPERDVYESLCRGEGVKLTPRRQKRLFCRYHHGNRTPQLLIAPFKEEDEWDSPHIVRYYDVMSDEEIERIKEIAKPKLARATVRDPKTGVLTVASYRVSKSSWLEEDDDPVVARVNRRMQHITGLTVKTAELLQVANYGMGGQYEPHFDFSRKDEQDAFKRLGTGNRVATFLNYMSDVEAGGATVFPDLGAAIWPKKGTAVFWYNLLRSGEGDYRTRHAACPVLVGCKWVSNKWFHERGQEFLRPCGSTEVD
- the P4HA2 gene encoding prolyl 4-hydroxylase subunit alpha-2 isoform X3 gives rise to the protein MKLQVSMLLVAWFGVLNCVQAEFFTSIGHMTDLIYAEKDLVQSLKEYILVEEAKLSKIKSWASKMEALTSQSAADPEGYLAHPVNAYKLVKRLNTDWPVLEDLVLQDSAAGFIANLSVQRQFFPTDEDEAGAAKALMRLQDTYKLDPDTISRGDLPGTKYQAMLSVDDCFGMGRSAYNEGDYYHTVLWMEQVLKQLDAGEEATTSKAQVLDYLSYAVFQLGDLHRALELTRRLLSLDPGHERAGGNLRYFERLLEEEREKMLSNHTEAGPSTPGGIYERPVDYLPERDVYESLCRGEGVKLTPRRQKRLFCRYHHGNRTPQLLIAPFKEEDEWDSPHIVRYYDVMSDEEIERIKEIAKPKLARATVRDPKTGVLTVASYRVSKSSWLEEDDDPVVARVNRRMQHITGLTVKTAELLQVANYGMGGQYEPHFDFSRRPFDSGLKTEGNRLATFLNYKDEQDAFKRLGTGNRVATFLNYMSDVEAGGATVFPDLGAAIWPKKGTAVFWYNLLRSGEGDYRTRHAACPVLVGCKWVSNKWFHERGQEFLRPCGSTEVD
- the P4HA2 gene encoding prolyl 4-hydroxylase subunit alpha-2 isoform X2 yields the protein MKLQVSMLLVAWFGVLNCVQAEFFTSIGHMTDLIYAEKDLVQSLKEYILVEEAKLSKIKSWASKMEALTSQSAADPEGYLAHPVNAYKLVKRLNTDWPVLEDLVLQDSAAGFIANLSVQRQFFPTDEDEAGAAKALMRLQDTYKLDPDTISRGDLPGTKYQAMLSVDDCFGMGRSAYNEGDYYHTVLWMEQVLKQLDAGEEATTSKAQVLDYLSYAVFQLGDLHRALELTRRLLSLDPGHERAGGNLRYFERLLEEEREKMLSNHTEAGPSTPGGIYERPVDYLPERDVYESLCRGEGVKLTPRRQKRLFCRYHHGNRTPQLLIAPFKEEDEWDSPHIVRYYDVMSDEEIERIKEIAKPKLARATVRDPKTGVLTVASYRVSKSSWLEEDDDPVVARVNRRMQHITGLTVKTAELLQVANYGMGGQYEPHFDFSRRPFDSGLKTEGNRLATFLNYMSDVEAGGATVFPDLGAAIWPKKGTAVFWYNLLRSGEGDYRTRHAACPVLVGCKWVSNKWFHERGQEFLRPCGSTEVD